The proteins below are encoded in one region of Flammeovirga kamogawensis:
- a CDS encoding DUF2357 domain-containing protein, whose product MTKDQISIPINDKAELIITPQAVDKPILYEIDKEEAYRNAESPYQLIEGFTYDWEIINEEYHLEVDKNIVFNTSNYINRGVIKPNIFVGTLSIPVFKNSTFIKTIEIEVRSLKASYRKDYRQMLTDISEYCTDLLMQTTSPASQQYTVDHDNRSETLYQKFSFVKSIIDSDEFEEAIYQITELPNSKWEVFEEEQDIRRVGRITNKIAKRFVKVSNRIPINDELLKRNFGSLNSLPKSVSLKKTRDTVDTIENQFIKFVLETFLFFCEDLKPKLAKKKNRFNKEINQVIYKLEDYLQHNIFRDISQLKMMPLNNPLLQRKGGYKEVYKSWLMFDLAAKLFWKGGDDVYRAGKRDVATLYEYWVFFALLEIIKQIFEIKKTDISSLISDTKDGLGLQLKQGVHTALEGKYISDQRELNIKFSFNRTFSRKNKISEEGSWTKQMRPDYTITLWPSQFSEKQAIVNDLITHIHFDAKYKIANITQLLGSDSEDDFDESSTYKRVDLLKMHAYKDAIRRSSGAYVIYPGKKESDKIRSFHEILPGLGAFPLRPTRDKQGLSEIKLFIKDVIKHYLDRTSQRGSIEFHKNRILKGGNKKDVLIKYIPELQPNNKLLIPSETNVIIGYYKNDNHLAWILETWAYNIRADAERNGGMQLSPQLISAKYILLHNSSKSNNQVLLFVTSNGPKVQLKSQLDGYPSSDGKDHQYFVFDVEKVINTKFQRYHFDIKELAGFTKENLDGCPYVTTLEKLFSVSDS is encoded by the coding sequence ATGACAAAAGATCAGATTTCTATACCTATAAATGATAAAGCTGAGTTAATCATTACACCTCAAGCTGTTGATAAACCAATTCTATATGAGATTGATAAAGAAGAAGCATATAGAAATGCAGAATCACCTTATCAATTAATAGAAGGTTTTACTTACGATTGGGAAATTATCAATGAAGAATACCATCTTGAAGTTGATAAAAATATAGTTTTTAATACTTCAAACTATATTAACAGAGGGGTGATCAAACCTAATATATTTGTTGGAACTCTCTCTATTCCTGTTTTTAAAAATAGTACTTTTATTAAAACAATTGAGATAGAAGTACGGTCTTTAAAAGCGTCTTATAGAAAAGATTATCGTCAGATGTTAACTGATATTTCAGAATATTGCACTGATTTATTAATGCAGACTACTTCTCCTGCTTCTCAACAATACACTGTTGATCATGATAATAGGTCAGAAACGTTATATCAGAAATTTTCTTTTGTTAAATCAATTATTGACTCCGATGAATTTGAAGAGGCGATCTATCAAATTACTGAATTACCAAACTCAAAATGGGAAGTATTTGAAGAAGAACAAGATATTCGTAGAGTAGGTAGAATTACAAATAAAATAGCTAAACGGTTTGTAAAAGTATCAAATAGAATTCCTATAAATGATGAATTATTAAAAAGAAATTTTGGAAGTTTAAATTCTTTACCAAAATCAGTAAGTTTAAAAAAGACAAGAGATACCGTTGATACTATAGAAAATCAGTTTATCAAGTTTGTACTGGAAACGTTTTTGTTTTTTTGTGAAGATTTAAAACCTAAACTCGCTAAGAAGAAGAATAGATTTAATAAAGAGATAAATCAGGTCATCTATAAGCTAGAGGATTATTTACAACATAATATTTTTCGAGATATTAGCCAATTGAAAATGATGCCTTTAAACAATCCTCTATTACAAAGAAAAGGAGGGTATAAAGAAGTATACAAATCTTGGCTGATGTTTGATCTTGCTGCTAAACTTTTTTGGAAAGGTGGAGATGATGTATATCGAGCAGGTAAAAGAGATGTAGCTACATTATATGAATATTGGGTCTTTTTTGCACTTCTAGAGATTATTAAACAAATTTTTGAAATAAAAAAAACCGATATATCATCTTTAATAAGTGATACAAAAGATGGTTTAGGACTACAATTAAAACAAGGTGTTCATACTGCTTTAGAAGGGAAATATATATCTGATCAGAGAGAGTTAAATATCAAATTTAGTTTTAATAGAACATTCAGTAGAAAAAATAAAATTTCCGAAGAAGGAAGCTGGACAAAGCAAATGAGACCCGATTATACTATCACTTTGTGGCCCTCACAATTTTCGGAGAAACAAGCAATCGTAAATGATTTAATTACTCATATTCATTTTGATGCTAAATACAAGATAGCCAATATCACACAATTGTTAGGATCAGATAGTGAAGATGATTTTGATGAATCCTCAACATATAAGAGAGTAGATTTGTTAAAGATGCATGCTTATAAGGATGCAATTAGAAGGTCAAGTGGTGCATATGTTATTTACCCAGGTAAAAAAGAAAGTGATAAAATCAGAAGTTTTCATGAAATTTTACCTGGGTTAGGAGCTTTTCCTTTGAGACCAACTAGGGACAAGCAAGGATTATCTGAAATAAAATTATTTATCAAAGATGTTATAAAGCACTATCTTGACAGAACCTCTCAAAGAGGTAGTATAGAATTTCATAAGAACAGAATTCTAAAAGGAGGTAATAAAAAAGATGTATTGATTAAATATATCCCTGAATTACAGCCAAATAATAAATTACTTATTCCATCTGAAACAAATGTAATAATTGGATATTATAAAAATGATAATCATTTAGCTTGGATATTGGAAACATGGGCTTATAATATAAGAGCAGATGCTGAAAGAAATGGAGGCATGCAATTGTCTCCTCAATTAATCTCTGCAAAATATATTTTACTTCATAATAGCTCAAAGTCCAATAATCAAGTTTTATTATTTGTGACTTCAAACGGACCTAAAGTCCAGTTAAAATCACAATTAGACGGTTATCCATCTTCAGATGGAAAAGATCATCAGTATTTTGTTTTTGATGTAGAAAAAGTAATTAACACAAAATTTCAAAGATATCATTTTGATATTAAAGAATTAGCAGGATTTACAAAAGAAAATCTTGATGGTTGTCCTTATGTAACAACTTTAGAAAAATTATTTTCTGTATCAGATTCATAA
- a CDS encoding AAA family ATPase, which yields MKNLWFFKSSGSNAVYGDGKDWYDDEIAQQYEFDNNVANSQQIKEGDSVIIFDKIKALGIAEVIKLDKWATTKKLYRCPHCKNTTFDKRKTIKPKYKCGKCKSEFEEPLSELKDITKFRVSYEDSFKRIEKQILITSIKAEDRYFPKNYNRNMSIQLLDPSLVTDYDLDVIKTRTSFDTKTNDMISNFNEDLSNSNLFFHNLLITRYISSLITKPFVLLSGLSGSGKTKLAQSFAMWICEDSSQYEIVAVGADWTNREPLLGYPNALNSKEYIKPDNGALDLITNANANSEKPYFLILDEMNLSHVERYFADFLSAMESKDEIKLHSSDDIKKVPKKITLPKNLFIIGTVNIDETTYMFSPKVLDRANVIEFRLTEDDIDNFFKLDDNIDLELLKSKGSNQVQNFLDLVNENYTIKDIVLKETLLKAFTELKKVGAEFGYRSANEITRLCGVINSINSSIDINGQIDIAIMQKLLPKLHGSRRKLIPVLNALGNLCLETELKEVNEFEDLLGKKIRFPISFEKLKRMYKNVVDNGFASYAEA from the coding sequence ATGAAAAATTTATGGTTTTTTAAAAGTAGTGGTAGTAATGCTGTTTATGGAGATGGTAAAGACTGGTACGATGATGAAATTGCTCAACAATATGAATTTGATAATAATGTTGCAAATAGCCAACAAATAAAAGAAGGTGATTCAGTAATTATTTTTGATAAAATAAAAGCTTTAGGTATTGCTGAAGTTATTAAACTTGATAAATGGGCAACTACAAAAAAATTATATCGATGTCCACATTGCAAAAATACAACATTTGATAAGCGAAAAACAATCAAACCGAAATATAAATGTGGAAAATGTAAAAGTGAGTTTGAAGAACCACTTTCTGAACTAAAAGACATTACAAAATTTCGTGTATCGTATGAAGATTCTTTTAAAAGAATTGAAAAACAAATACTTATTACCTCAATAAAAGCAGAAGACAGATATTTTCCTAAAAATTATAATAGAAACATGTCTATACAACTTCTTGACCCATCGTTAGTTACTGATTATGATTTAGATGTAATTAAAACGAGAACTTCTTTTGATACTAAGACAAATGATATGATTTCAAATTTTAATGAAGACCTGAGTAATTCAAATTTATTTTTTCATAATTTATTAATTACTAGATATATTTCATCACTAATCACCAAACCATTTGTCCTTCTTTCTGGTCTTTCAGGTTCAGGTAAAACCAAGCTTGCTCAATCTTTTGCTATGTGGATTTGTGAAGATAGTTCTCAATATGAAATTGTAGCAGTAGGTGCAGATTGGACAAATAGAGAACCTTTATTAGGATATCCTAATGCATTAAACAGTAAAGAATATATTAAGCCTGACAATGGTGCTTTAGATTTGATTACCAATGCAAATGCTAATTCTGAAAAACCTTATTTTCTCATTTTAGATGAAATGAATTTAAGTCATGTTGAAAGGTATTTCGCTGACTTTTTAAGTGCCATGGAATCTAAAGATGAGATAAAACTTCATTCTTCAGATGATATCAAAAAAGTTCCAAAGAAAATCACTTTACCTAAGAATCTGTTTATTATTGGAACAGTTAATATTGATGAGACAACTTATATGTTTTCTCCTAAAGTATTAGATAGGGCGAATGTAATTGAATTTAGATTAACAGAGGATGATATTGATAACTTCTTTAAGTTGGATGACAATATTGATTTAGAGTTACTTAAATCTAAAGGAAGTAATCAAGTGCAAAATTTTCTTGATCTTGTAAATGAAAATTATACGATAAAAGATATTGTTTTAAAAGAAACTTTATTGAAAGCTTTTACTGAACTCAAAAAGGTAGGAGCTGAGTTTGGATATAGAAGTGCAAATGAGATTACAAGATTATGTGGAGTTATTAATTCAATAAACTCTTCTATTGATATTAATGGACAAATAGATATCGCAATTATGCAAAAACTATTACCAAAACTACATGGATCAAGAAGAAAACTTATTCCTGTTTTGAATGCGTTGGGTAATTTGTGTTTAGAAACGGAACTAAAAGAAGTCAATGAATTTGAAGATCTCCTTGGTAAAAAAATACGTTTTCCAATTTCATTTGAAAAACTGAAAAGAATGTATAAAAATGTAGTTGATAATGGTTTTGCAAGTTACGCTGAAGCATAA
- a CDS encoding phospholipase D family protein: MAEFLTTQGISFHLENLILNAQKKLVLVSPYLQTSKTLYERLKDSTSRGVQVKIIYGKDELKPNQRNSLAELENLELYYFENLHAKCYFNEWHMIITSMNMYEFSEKNNREMGVLIDRKLDTELFNKAVNETLSIVQSAEHIPLKAKLIAAKKEKTATKPQKRRGYCIRCETRIDYNPKTPYCKDCYQSWSYWENFDFEENSCHKCGQYIESTMNKPECYTCYKESRSLG; encoded by the coding sequence ATGGCTGAATTTTTGACAACACAAGGAATTTCTTTTCATCTAGAAAACCTTATACTTAATGCACAAAAAAAACTGGTATTAGTTTCTCCTTATTTACAAACTTCTAAAACTTTATATGAAAGATTAAAAGATTCTACCTCGAGAGGTGTCCAAGTAAAAATCATTTATGGAAAAGATGAATTGAAACCAAATCAACGAAATTCCCTAGCTGAACTTGAGAATTTAGAACTCTATTATTTCGAAAATTTACATGCAAAATGTTATTTTAATGAATGGCATATGATTATTACATCAATGAATATGTATGAATTCTCAGAAAAGAATAATAGGGAAATGGGTGTTTTAATTGATAGGAAACTTGATACTGAATTGTTTAATAAAGCTGTAAATGAAACTTTGTCTATTGTTCAGTCAGCAGAACATATCCCATTAAAGGCAAAATTGATAGCTGCTAAAAAAGAAAAAACAGCAACAAAACCCCAAAAAAGAAGAGGTTATTGTATTCGATGTGAGACTAGAATTGATTATAATCCCAAAACACCTTATTGTAAAGATTGTTATCAAAGTTGGTCATATTGGGAAAATTTTGATTTTGAAGAAAATTCATGTCATAAATGTGGTCAATATATAGAGTCGACTATGAATAAACCTGAATGTTATACTTGTTATAAAGAATCAAGATCTTTAGGATAA
- a CDS encoding helix-turn-helix domain-containing protein yields the protein MQLFKEQRIELEKLLEAEVTKVKIAMALGVHLSTIYREIKRNSVNGNYSGEKAHQLATARKKVVGSLRKYKTKDAVRRKNKYELYAQRRFIYWHSDTPWQRKKYFIVYSNRRWRFTRYKIRWGLEKLYHYRNDIELISQLIQFEEEKWKVEHTVLQSKKIHQKTKPQTKTIVVCTSRKEVA from the coding sequence ATGCAACTTTTTAAAGAACAACGTATTGAATTAGAAAAATTATTAGAAGCAGAGGTGACTAAGGTAAAAATTGCCATGGCCCTCGGTGTGCATTTATCTACAATATATAGAGAAATTAAAAGAAACAGTGTCAATGGAAATTATAGTGGAGAAAAAGCACATCAATTAGCCACTGCTCGGAAAAAAGTAGTGGGGAGCTTAAGGAAATATAAAACAAAGGATGCTGTTAGAAGAAAAAATAAATATGAGTTGTATGCTCAACGCCGTTTTATTTATTGGCATTCAGATACCCCTTGGCAACGGAAAAAATATTTTATTGTTTACTCAAATAGACGTTGGCGCTTTACTCGATACAAAATAAGATGGGGATTAGAAAAATTGTATCATTATAGAAATGATATAGAATTGATTAGTCAACTAATACAATTCGAAGAGGAGAAATGGAAAGTAGAGCACACAGTACTACAGTCAAAAAAAATACATCAAAAAACAAAGCCGCAAACAAAAACTATAGTGGTTTGTACTTCTAGAAAAGAAGTAGCCTAA
- a CDS encoding RHS repeat domain-containing protein, translating into MDPIAITLSKSVYDLKDHLGNVRALAYWNGDLLKTNQWSDYYPYGHKMASSTGELGNYRFGYQGDFAEEDEETGWNFFEARTYDPVIGRWMAVDWNSNFTCTYYSQVWFKSTLGFFDDISFLKVKFPYHGISEGCIIIDVNE; encoded by the coding sequence GTGGATCCTATTGCTATTACATTAAGTAAAAGTGTGTATGATCTGAAAGATCATTTGGGCAATGTTCGTGCTTTAGCCTATTGGAATGGAGATCTATTAAAAACCAATCAATGGTCTGATTATTACCCATACGGCCACAAAATGGCTTCATCTACAGGTGAACTTGGCAACTACCGCTTCGGCTACCAAGGTGATTTTGCTGAAGAAGATGAGGAAACAGGCTGGAACTTCTTTGAGGCAAGGACTTATGATCCTGTGATCGGTAGATGGATGGCAGTGGATTGGAATAGCAACTTTACTTGTACATATTATTCACAAGTTTGGTTTAAAAGTACCTTAGGTTTTTTTGATGATATAAGTTTTTTGAAAGTGAAATTTCCTTATCATGGTATATCTGAAGGATGTATTATAATAGATGTAAATGAATGA
- a CDS encoding fibronectin type III domain-containing protein: MNNKSILLYLFLVVSQFSYAKDIYVSADGDNSHGGTSLALDAVADLYTAFTLASNGDVIIVDGTAGVIAHPTEFAMNKYLTVRGQNNAIIDADGNRKIFNYTPKDVDAYLTVENISFINGNGYYDTDYQRGGGFFVNTTGTLTLKDCVFEGHSTTKHGGVFSIQQGNVLFESCVFNNNNLAGNFNGGVIYSETDLAVDITITECLFTENTVQGNGGVVSLLFKDHATDTYLKNFKVTNSTFYNNSSLKSGGVVNDISTGEGTIEFENVTISGNKTDGNAGNSGGLMLNSATSTYLIENSIIYGNKTFSNGEAISDLSMNDAAKITIKSTIFGAIVKNDITFLEDDSNANTSLDEQTVYGSIATATNENIPTLTLTYDAANGVFSFASDALPINFADATLLTGSDDHSFLSDQLGNVRREVNNAIDAGAYQLDGEATVEEVLADVIAPTDPSNLVFSNIETTSFDVAWDAATDDIMFSHYEVQLNDATPITTTELTISFSGLTISTSYTVKIKAIDYNGNESNVVTVDQVTANKVIYVKAGDDTGNDGLSADAPYATLLKAYNNAIDGDTIEIDGTIVYDTSIGITKNLTIRGVNTATLDAQNTLKFFNFTKSETDSYLEIENISFINGNGEYNGSTAQMGGAILMNSPGKVTITECIFDSNTSEKNGGVLAIQDGEVEINASLFKNNSAGGVSISGGVIHLLSTTNDVVLKVNQTAFLNNTSATHGGVLNVQTNSANGFRFDASFTNSTFYENQTSSAGGVIFLGNTGDGTLSLTNVTMVNNRTLANEGNCGGIRSINEDAVVTINNSIVYNNLANYNDADGSGSISDISTNDYPNFTINHSIVSAIVASNTINGSNTLNGTVNGSDAPELTLNAINADNVVTFDSDAIAANHGLASYLSAYPTHETYLVDQLDNVRIVEDDKIDCGAYQVDATSNIALVLEDNQAPTDVATITFDEVTYNSIDVSWTASTDNIEVTSYKIQLDGGSQIEVFETNYKFESLAAETAYEVSVTAVDIAGNTSNVVSETTTTLEEPATPIVPTNVLVKEVSQTEAIVTWDDPADDGLSFEVRIDGTTYETSEFSYVLEGLTAATDYDVFVLSKNYVGDKSSENSTSFSTLSVTDTVTIYINTAGDDTNSGLNSVNAVATLKKAVELTSDNDKIIIDGTITHTEAVTINESLEIIGQNDAVLDGGDAIKFISYLDKTDGSYLTLENISFKNGNGTTDGATAQLGGAMLINTVGTLTIDNCIFENNKTAKGGGALAVQSGTVNIMSSSFIGNETTSGTNGGVFLVNSNGGDCDINIYQSLMKDNVSDNHGGVMIIEGSNNSSNVFIQNSTLYNNGTTNAGGAIFGTGSTVSNLTFENSTITNNYTLNTIGNGGGIRVVNLSLDVLINNTILYENESNYGTVNELMSDLSLKLNVIGVVNSSIVGTVVESVNNAMFTDDGITQNGTVSGAVASDVPSLSLLAIDENGVVGFANDALPVAFANVDLYTKEEGSGNVLDQLNNLRTANSGKIDCGAYQLDGTALVDDSGSNLPVELIRFDANVMDRIVQLTWVTASEVNNDYFEIQSSIDRQQWTTIGTQNGAGNSDVTNTYNFKDDNATLNVESYYRLIQYDFDGDYSITTPIRVLVKSDDIFYRAYPNPAQNKVNVISSNTIKRIRILDRLGREVLQKNVDEKTITLDISKLNKGIYILNIEHANGKYSQLKLVRD, translated from the coding sequence ATGAATAACAAATCTATACTTTTATACCTTTTTCTGGTTGTTTCTCAATTCTCCTATGCTAAAGATATATATGTATCTGCTGATGGAGATAACAGTCATGGTGGAACATCATTAGCGTTAGATGCGGTAGCAGATTTATATACCGCTTTTACGTTGGCAAGTAATGGAGACGTGATTATAGTTGATGGAACGGCTGGTGTGATTGCTCATCCAACGGAATTTGCAATGAATAAATACCTCACAGTAAGAGGGCAGAATAATGCAATAATTGATGCTGATGGAAATAGAAAAATATTTAACTATACACCAAAAGATGTAGATGCTTATTTAACGGTAGAAAATATCTCATTTATAAATGGTAATGGGTATTATGATACAGATTATCAAAGAGGGGGGGGCTTTTTTGTAAATACAACAGGTACTCTAACACTTAAAGATTGTGTTTTTGAAGGGCATTCAACTACTAAGCATGGTGGTGTATTTTCAATTCAACAAGGGAATGTACTTTTTGAATCTTGTGTGTTTAATAACAATAACCTTGCAGGAAATTTTAATGGTGGAGTAATCTATTCAGAAACTGATTTGGCAGTAGATATAACAATTACTGAATGTTTATTTACAGAAAATACTGTACAAGGCAATGGAGGGGTAGTAAGTCTGTTGTTTAAAGATCATGCTACAGATACTTATTTAAAGAATTTTAAAGTAACAAATAGTACTTTTTATAATAATTCATCTCTTAAATCTGGTGGAGTAGTTAATGATATTAGTACAGGGGAAGGAACTATAGAATTTGAAAATGTGACCATTTCAGGTAACAAAACAGATGGAAATGCAGGTAATAGTGGTGGTTTAATGCTAAATAGTGCAACATCTACTTATTTAATTGAGAATAGTATTATTTATGGAAACAAGACATTCTCTAATGGAGAGGCAATCTCAGATTTATCAATGAATGATGCCGCAAAAATTACCATTAAGTCTACTATTTTTGGTGCAATTGTTAAGAATGATATCACATTTCTAGAAGACGATAGTAATGCAAATACATCACTTGATGAGCAAACTGTTTATGGTTCAATAGCTACAGCAACAAATGAGAATATTCCAACATTAACACTTACTTATGATGCAGCGAATGGCGTGTTTTCATTTGCGTCTGATGCACTACCTATCAACTTTGCAGATGCCACTTTATTAACGGGTAGTGATGATCATTCATTCTTATCTGATCAATTAGGAAACGTAAGAAGAGAAGTAAACAATGCCATAGATGCTGGAGCTTATCAGTTAGATGGAGAAGCAACTGTTGAAGAAGTTTTAGCCGATGTTATTGCACCAACTGACCCAAGTAATCTTGTGTTTTCAAACATAGAGACAACTAGTTTTGATGTTGCATGGGATGCCGCTACAGATGATATCATGTTTAGCCATTATGAAGTACAATTGAATGATGCAACACCAATTACAACTACTGAATTGACGATTTCTTTTAGTGGTTTAACAATAAGTACTTCGTATACGGTAAAAATAAAAGCAATAGATTATAATGGAAATGAGTCTAATGTAGTTACAGTTGATCAGGTAACTGCCAATAAAGTGATTTATGTAAAAGCAGGTGATGATACAGGAAATGACGGACTTTCTGCTGATGCACCTTATGCTACTTTATTAAAAGCCTACAACAATGCAATAGATGGAGATACTATTGAAATAGATGGAACTATAGTATATGATACATCAATTGGTATCACTAAAAACCTAACAATTAGAGGTGTGAATACTGCCACTTTAGATGCCCAAAATACATTGAAGTTTTTTAACTTCACTAAATCTGAAACGGATAGTTACTTGGAAATAGAAAATATATCATTTATAAATGGTAACGGTGAATATAATGGCAGTACAGCTCAGATGGGAGGTGCTATACTAATGAATTCACCAGGAAAAGTGACAATTACTGAATGTATTTTTGATAGTAATACTTCTGAAAAAAATGGAGGAGTTTTAGCAATTCAAGATGGAGAAGTTGAAATTAATGCATCTCTTTTTAAGAATAATTCTGCTGGTGGTGTTTCTATTAGTGGTGGAGTAATTCACCTTTTATCAACCACAAACGATGTTGTTTTAAAAGTCAACCAAACAGCTTTTCTAAATAATACTTCAGCAACACATGGAGGGGTGTTAAATGTACAAACTAATTCAGCAAATGGCTTTAGGTTTGATGCATCATTTACAAATTCAACTTTCTATGAGAATCAAACTAGTTCAGCAGGTGGTGTGATTTTTTTAGGGAACACAGGTGATGGTACATTATCACTAACTAATGTGACAATGGTGAACAATAGAACATTAGCAAATGAAGGAAATTGTGGAGGTATTCGTTCTATTAATGAAGATGCTGTTGTAACAATTAATAACTCTATAGTATATAACAACCTCGCAAATTATAATGATGCTGATGGTAGCGGGTCAATTTCAGATATTTCTACTAATGATTACCCCAACTTTACTATAAACCATAGTATTGTTAGTGCAATAGTTGCTAGTAATACTATTAATGGTAGTAATACATTAAATGGAACAGTGAATGGAAGTGATGCACCTGAATTAACTTTAAATGCTATAAATGCAGATAACGTAGTCACCTTTGATAGTGATGCCATTGCTGCCAACCATGGTTTAGCATCATACCTTTCAGCTTACCCTACTCATGAGACGTATTTAGTAGATCAATTGGATAATGTAAGAATTGTAGAAGATGATAAAATAGATTGTGGTGCTTACCAAGTAGATGCTACTTCTAACATTGCTTTAGTTCTAGAGGATAATCAAGCTCCAACAGATGTTGCAACCATTACTTTTGATGAAGTAACCTATAATTCAATTGATGTATCATGGACTGCATCAACTGATAACATAGAGGTGACAAGTTATAAAATACAATTGGACGGAGGAAGTCAGATCGAAGTATTTGAGACAAATTATAAATTTGAAAGTCTAGCGGCTGAAACAGCATATGAGGTGAGTGTGACAGCAGTAGATATTGCAGGGAACACCTCTAATGTAGTGAGTGAAACAACCACTACATTAGAAGAACCTGCTACGCCAATTGTACCTACAAATGTTTTGGTAAAAGAAGTTTCTCAAACAGAAGCAATTGTAACATGGGACGACCCTGCAGACGATGGATTATCATTTGAAGTTAGAATTGATGGGACAACTTATGAAACAAGTGAATTTTCTTATGTTTTAGAAGGATTAACTGCTGCTACTGACTATGATGTTTTTGTGCTTTCAAAAAATTATGTTGGTGATAAATCCTCCGAAAATTCAACATCATTTAGCACACTTTCTGTAACAGATACGGTAACAATTTATATAAATACCGCTGGCGATGATACAAATTCAGGGCTTAATTCTGTTAACGCTGTAGCTACTTTAAAGAAAGCAGTTGAGTTGACAAGCGATAATGATAAAATTATTATTGATGGAACAATTACACACACTGAAGCAGTTACAATTAATGAAAGTCTAGAAATTATTGGTCAAAATGATGCTGTACTAGACGGAGGTGACGCTATTAAATTTATCAGTTATTTAGACAAGACAGATGGAAGTTATTTGACGTTAGAAAATATAAGTTTTAAAAATGGAAATGGAACGACAGATGGAGCAACAGCACAATTAGGAGGCGCAATGCTTATTAATACTGTCGGGACTTTGACTATCGACAATTGTATTTTTGAGAACAATAAAACAGCTAAAGGAGGAGGGGCATTAGCTGTTCAATCAGGAACTGTGAATATCATGTCTTCTTCATTTATTGGTAATGAAACAACTTCAGGAACCAATGGGGGAGTGTTTTTAGTAAATTCTAATGGCGGAGATTGTGATATTAATATTTACCAGTCATTAATGAAAGATAATGTATCTGATAATCATGGCGGTGTTATGATCATTGAAGGAAGTAATAATTCAAGTAATGTATTTATTCAAAATTCAACACTCTATAACAATGGTACAACAAATGCTGGAGGAGCTATTTTTGGAACAGGTTCTACAGTTAGTAATTTAACCTTTGAAAATAGTACCATTACAAATAATTATACCTTAAATACCATTGGTAATGGAGGAGGTATAAGAGTAGTAAATCTTTCTCTAGATGTTTTAATCAACAATACAATTTTATATGAAAACGAGAGTAATTATGGTACTGTAAATGAATTGATGTCAGATTTATCATTAAAACTAAATGTTATTGGAGTGGTCAATTCATCAATAGTTGGTACTGTTGTCGAATCTGTAAATAATGCCATGTTTACAGACGATGGTATCACACAGAACGGTACAGTATCAGGTGCTGTAGCAAGCGATGTTCCATCATTATCTTTATTAGCTATTGATGAGAATGGAGTAGTAGGTTTTGCCAATGATGCACTTCCTGTTGCTTTTGCAAATGTTGATTTATACACTAAAGAAGAGGGTAGTGGAAACGTATTAGATCAATTAAACAATCTTCGTACCGCTAACAGCGGGAAAATAGATTGCGGTGCTTACCAATTAGATGGGACAGCACTTGTAGATGATTCGGGCAGTAATTTACCTGTGGAATTAATACGTTTTGATGCAAATGTAATGGATAGAATAGTACAATTAACTTGGGTTACAGCAAGTGAAGTAAACAACGATTATTTTGAAATTCAAAGCTCTATAGATAGACAACAATGGACTACAATTGGAACACAAAACGGAGCTGGTAATTCTGATGTTACGAATACGTACAACTTTAAAGATGATAATGCTACCTTAAATGTAGAATCGTATTACAGATTAATTCAGTATGATTTTGATGGCGATTACAGTATAACTACTCCAATACGAGTGCTTGTAAAGAGCGATGATATTTTCTATAGAGCTTATCCGAATCCAGCTCAAAATAAAGTCAATGTAATTTCTTCTAATACAATAAAAAGAATTAGAATTTTGGATCGATTGGGCAGGGAGGTATTACAGAAAAATGTTGATGAAAAAACAATAACACTTGATATTTCGAAGCTGAATAAAGGTATATATATCTTGAATATTGAACATGCAAATGGTAAGTATTCACAGTTAAAATTGGTTCGGGATTGA